In a single window of the Acinetobacter tibetensis genome:
- the fdx gene encoding ISC system 2Fe-2S type ferredoxin — protein sequence MPRIKVLPHAQFCPEGAEFEVEQNANLCESLLKNNIRIEHACDMSCACTTCHVIVRKGFDSLEEMNDVEADLLDRAWGLEPDSRLSCQVEIVDEDLEIEIPKYTINHASENH from the coding sequence ATGCCACGTATTAAAGTACTTCCACATGCGCAATTCTGCCCAGAAGGTGCTGAGTTTGAAGTTGAACAAAATGCAAACTTATGTGAAAGCTTGCTCAAGAACAATATCCGAATTGAACATGCCTGTGACATGTCATGTGCATGTACAACTTGCCACGTGATTGTTCGCAAAGGTTTTGATAGTCTTGAAGAAATGAATGATGTTGAAGCTGACTTATTAGACCGTGCTTGGGGCTTAGAACCTGATTCGCGCCTGTCATGCCAAGTTGAAATTGTAGATGAAGATTTAGAAATTGAGATTCCTAAATACACCATCAACCATGCTTCAGAAAATCACTAA
- the mfd gene encoding transcription-repair coupling factor: MFEQEIAQLNLSKLKAGDKRWIGQLQGSAAALLFKEISKQHQQLFILVARNSQHLAQLESELEFYGLKPTIFPDWEILPYDRLSPHQDIVSERLAILSNMPQQGVLLVSASTLAQRVAPTSWVLGEHFDIQIGQKFDIEKQKLRLIQAGYHLVDTVYDHGEFAVRGSIMDIFASGQNSPIRIDLFDDEIESLKFFDPETQRTTQNLEKFSVLPAKEFPLKEARSLFRDRYAESFPTANPKKNPIYQDVLEGISSPGIEFYLPLFFNKSLMQSQSTLMAYLPRNGIVITDNGLDEGISSFWKEVLRRYEDRRHNVDHPILPPEELFLSPNVVLEQLNKFARVIASTEAIEERAGAINLDTETPPRLAVDPKQEKPFAAVKQYLDAVNHPVLLVAESAGRRETLKDALRPFLGDIPSVESFADFQQSLQAIAITNAPLDRGLVVRGQLSVISENQLYEHRVVQRRRKRQQEVSEEFLIKSLTELSIGAPVVHIDYGVGRYAGLVTLSIDEQEHEFLQLDYADAAKVYVPVTNLHLISRYSGGDPDLAPLHKLGTDAWNKAKRKALEQIHDVAAELLHIQARRQSKPGISFELDQSLYMQFASGFAYEETLDQANAIEATLHDMQLAKPMDRLVCGDVGFGKTEVAMRAAFLAVQNNKQVAVLVPTTLLAQQHFESFKDRFADWPIRIEVLSRFGSSKTHLKIIEDLAEGKVDIVVGTHKILQENVQFKNLGLMIVDEEHRFGVRDKERIKAMRADVDMLTLTATPIPRTLNMAFSGMRDLSIIATPPARRLAVKTFVQEHTSESVKEAILRELLRGGQVYFLHNEVETIERAAESLRELVPEARVAVAHGQMRERELEQVMQQFYHKEYNVLVCSTIIETGIDVPNANTILIERADKLGLAQLHQLRGRVGRSHHQAYAYLLVPSIKGLKGDAEKRLDAIQRAATLGAGFMLATEDLEIRGAGELLGEQQSGSMQAIGYSLYMEMLEKATKAIQKGKTPNFDAPLSLTAEINLHMPALIPDDYLGDVHQRLLFYKRISNTDHQEKLDNIRMELIDRFGIPPQPVKQLFAVHQLRLKAEHLGITKIDINTNGGYIEFSQDTPVQAMSIISMMQKHPTFFRMEGGQRLKVMVMLEDFQKRIQFINELLDSLIKELN, encoded by the coding sequence ATGTTCGAACAAGAAATTGCTCAACTCAATCTGTCTAAGTTGAAAGCAGGTGACAAACGCTGGATTGGACAATTACAAGGTTCAGCTGCTGCACTATTATTTAAAGAAATCTCAAAACAACATCAGCAACTTTTTATTCTTGTTGCACGAAATAGTCAGCACTTAGCACAGTTGGAAAGTGAGCTTGAATTTTATGGGCTAAAGCCAACTATTTTTCCAGATTGGGAAATCTTACCTTACGACCGTTTATCTCCTCATCAAGATATTGTTTCGGAACGTTTGGCCATTTTATCTAATATGCCGCAACAAGGGGTATTATTGGTTTCCGCCTCGACCTTGGCACAGCGTGTTGCACCAACGTCTTGGGTGTTGGGGGAACATTTTGATATTCAGATTGGACAAAAATTTGATATTGAAAAGCAAAAACTGCGCTTGATTCAGGCAGGCTATCATCTGGTCGATACCGTATATGATCATGGTGAATTTGCTGTGCGCGGCAGTATTATGGATATTTTTGCATCTGGGCAAAATTCACCGATACGAATCGATCTTTTTGATGATGAAATCGAAAGTTTAAAATTTTTTGATCCTGAAACCCAACGTACCACGCAAAACTTAGAAAAATTTAGTGTACTCCCTGCAAAAGAATTTCCATTAAAAGAAGCGCGTTCTTTATTTAGAGACCGTTATGCTGAAAGTTTTCCAACAGCAAATCCGAAAAAGAATCCAATTTATCAAGATGTACTGGAAGGAATTTCTTCGCCAGGCATAGAGTTTTATTTACCGCTTTTTTTCAATAAGTCTTTGATGCAAAGTCAAAGTACGCTTATGGCATATTTACCACGGAATGGCATTGTCATTACAGATAATGGCTTAGATGAGGGGATATCGAGCTTCTGGAAAGAAGTTTTACGCCGTTATGAGGACCGTCGTCATAATGTTGATCATCCGATCTTGCCACCAGAAGAGCTATTCCTTTCACCCAACGTTGTTTTAGAGCAATTAAATAAATTTGCTCGTGTTATTGCATCAACTGAAGCTATAGAAGAACGTGCAGGTGCAATCAATTTAGATACTGAAACTCCACCACGTTTAGCGGTTGACCCTAAGCAAGAAAAGCCTTTTGCTGCTGTAAAGCAATATTTAGATGCAGTTAATCATCCAGTATTACTCGTCGCAGAAAGCGCAGGTCGGCGCGAAACTTTAAAAGATGCCTTGCGACCTTTTTTAGGGGATATTCCAAGTGTCGAGAGTTTTGCTGATTTCCAGCAATCTTTACAAGCAATTGCAATTACCAACGCGCCACTTGATCGCGGTCTGGTTGTTCGAGGGCAGTTGAGTGTAATTTCAGAAAATCAACTCTATGAGCATCGTGTAGTACAGCGCCGACGTAAACGTCAGCAGGAAGTTTCTGAAGAGTTTTTAATTAAAAGTCTGACTGAACTGAGTATTGGTGCACCTGTAGTGCATATTGATTATGGGGTTGGGCGTTATGCAGGTTTAGTCACACTAAGTATTGATGAGCAAGAGCATGAGTTTTTGCAACTTGATTATGCCGATGCAGCCAAAGTTTATGTTCCTGTAACGAATCTACATTTAATCAGTAGATATAGTGGTGGTGATCCCGATTTAGCCCCATTACATAAATTGGGTACAGATGCTTGGAATAAGGCAAAACGCAAAGCTTTAGAACAAATTCATGATGTGGCAGCAGAATTGCTACATATACAGGCACGTCGTCAATCTAAACCAGGCATCAGTTTTGAATTAGATCAAAGCTTATATATGCAATTTGCGAGCGGATTCGCATACGAAGAAACTTTAGATCAAGCCAATGCCATTGAAGCAACGTTGCATGATATGCAATTGGCCAAACCTATGGATCGTTTGGTCTGTGGTGATGTTGGCTTTGGTAAAACTGAAGTTGCTATGCGTGCAGCATTTTTAGCAGTCCAAAATAATAAGCAAGTTGCTGTATTGGTGCCAACCACGTTATTGGCTCAGCAGCACTTTGAGTCATTCAAAGACCGTTTTGCAGATTGGCCAATTCGTATAGAAGTATTATCCCGTTTTGGTTCCAGTAAAACTCATCTCAAAATTATTGAAGATTTGGCTGAGGGTAAAGTCGATATTGTGGTGGGTACCCACAAGATTCTGCAAGAGAATGTGCAATTTAAGAATCTCGGTCTAATGATTGTAGATGAAGAACATCGTTTTGGTGTGCGTGATAAAGAAAGAATCAAAGCAATGCGTGCCGATGTGGATATGCTGACGCTTACAGCAACGCCAATTCCGCGGACTTTGAATATGGCATTTAGTGGTATGCGTGATTTATCAATTATTGCGACCCCACCTGCACGCCGTTTAGCTGTAAAAACTTTTGTACAGGAGCACACGTCAGAATCAGTGAAAGAAGCCATTCTGCGTGAACTGCTGCGCGGTGGACAAGTTTACTTTTTGCATAATGAAGTTGAAACCATCGAAAGAGCGGCAGAAAGTCTTCGTGAACTTGTGCCCGAAGCACGCGTTGCGGTAGCACACGGGCAAATGCGAGAGCGCGAACTTGAACAAGTTATGCAGCAGTTTTACCATAAAGAATATAATGTTCTGGTCTGTTCAACCATTATTGAAACAGGGATTGATGTCCCAAATGCCAACACAATTTTAATTGAACGTGCCGATAAGTTGGGATTGGCACAGTTACATCAACTGCGTGGACGTGTTGGACGTTCGCATCACCAAGCTTATGCCTATTTGTTAGTACCTTCCATTAAAGGACTAAAAGGTGATGCAGAAAAAAGACTCGATGCCATTCAACGTGCTGCAACCTTGGGTGCGGGTTTTATGTTGGCGACGGAAGATCTTGAAATTCGTGGTGCGGGTGAATTACTCGGTGAGCAGCAAAGCGGTTCTATGCAAGCAATTGGTTATAGCTTGTATATGGAAATGCTTGAAAAAGCGACCAAAGCCATTCAGAAGGGTAAAACACCAAACTTTGATGCACCGTTGTCATTAACGGCTGAGATCAATTTACATATGCCTGCATTAATTCCAGATGATTATTTGGGGGACGTTCATCAACGACTTCTCTTCTATAAGCGTATTAGTAATACAGATCATCAAGAAAAACTCGATAATATTCGTATGGAATTGATTGATCGTTTTGGTATTCCACCGCAACCTGTCAAGCAATTGTTTGCTGTACATCAGTTGCGTCTGAAAGCCGAACACCTAGGTATTACTAAAATCGATATTAATACCAATGGTGGCTATATTGAATTTTCACAAGATACACCAGTGCAGGCGATGAGTATCATCAGTATGATGCAAAAACATCCGACCTTCTTCAGAATGGAAGGTGGTCAGCGCCTAAAAGTCATGGTGATGTTGGAAGATTTTCAAAAAAGAATCCAATTTATTAATGAGTTACTTGATAGTTTGATTAAAGAGTTAAATTAG
- a CDS encoding HIT domain-containing protein — protein MFSLHPQLAQDTFFVGDFPLSTCRLMNDMQFPWLILIPRVPGVTELYELSQSDQEQFLRESSWLSSQLARVFRADKMNVAALGNMVPQLHFHHVVRYQNDVAWPKPVWGTPAVPYTNEVLAHMRQTLMLALRGQGDMPFDWRMD, from the coding sequence ATGTTTAGTTTGCATCCACAACTTGCTCAAGATACGTTTTTTGTAGGCGATTTTCCGCTTTCTACATGTCGTTTAATGAATGATATGCAGTTTCCTTGGCTTATTCTTATTCCACGTGTACCTGGAGTAACTGAGCTGTATGAATTGAGTCAGTCAGATCAAGAGCAGTTCTTGCGTGAATCAAGTTGGTTATCTAGTCAGCTTGCACGTGTATTCCGTGCTGATAAAATGAATGTTGCAGCATTAGGTAACATGGTTCCTCAGTTGCATTTCCATCATGTTGTTCGTTATCAAAATGACGTGGCTTGGCCTAAACCAGTTTGGGGCACACCAGCAGTTCCATATACCAATGAAGTTCTTGCGCACATGCGTCAAACATTAATGCTTGCTCTACGTGGTCAAGGTGATATGCCATTTGACTGGCGCATGGATTGA
- the iscU gene encoding Fe-S cluster assembly scaffold IscU, with product MAYSEKVIDHYENPRNVGVLDKNAENVGTGMVGAPACGDVMRLQIQVNDEGVIEEARFKTYGCGSAIASSSLVTEWLKGKTLDQAQAIKNIDIATELALPPVKVHCSVLAEDAIKAAVEDYRNKQAKA from the coding sequence ATGGCATATAGTGAAAAAGTAATTGATCATTACGAAAACCCCCGTAATGTTGGTGTTTTAGATAAAAACGCTGAAAATGTTGGTACTGGTATGGTTGGCGCGCCAGCTTGTGGCGACGTTATGCGTCTTCAAATCCAAGTTAACGACGAAGGTGTAATTGAAGAAGCTCGCTTTAAAACTTATGGTTGCGGTTCTGCAATTGCATCAAGTTCTTTAGTGACTGAATGGTTAAAAGGTAAAACCTTAGACCAAGCTCAAGCCATCAAAAACATTGATATTGCAACTGAGCTTGCACTTCCACCAGTAAAAGTTCACTGCTCTGTACTTGCAGAAGATGCAATTAAAGCTGCTGTTGAAGACTATCGCAACAAGCAAGCCAAAGCTTAA
- a CDS encoding Lrp/AsnC ligand binding domain-containing protein — MSSQILSLDRTDIKILDILQNDGRISNIKLAEEVNLSPTAVLARVQKLSKDGFILGYEAKLNAAMLNSNFVVFVEILLDKTTPNVLDEFCEAVMQYPEIVECHMTSGGFDFVVKIRCASMEEFRKISGQVLWQLPGIKETRSYPVMEVIKESAKLNLKIKKSR, encoded by the coding sequence ATGTCTAGCCAAATTTTATCGCTTGATCGAACGGATATTAAAATTTTAGATATTCTGCAAAACGATGGAAGAATATCGAATATTAAATTGGCTGAAGAGGTGAATCTATCTCCTACGGCTGTGCTTGCAAGGGTACAGAAGCTCAGTAAAGATGGATTTATTCTTGGCTATGAAGCCAAGTTAAATGCAGCGATGCTAAACTCAAATTTTGTGGTCTTTGTAGAAATTTTACTCGATAAAACCACGCCAAATGTATTAGATGAGTTCTGCGAGGCTGTGATGCAGTATCCAGAAATTGTTGAATGTCACATGACCAGTGGTGGATTTGATTTTGTTGTAAAGATTCGCTGCGCCAGTATGGAAGAGTTTCGTAAAATTTCAGGGCAGGTGCTTTGGCAGTTGCCAGGAATTAAAGAAACCAGAAGCTATCCTGTTATGGAAGTTATTAAAGAAAGCGCTAAGCTTAACCTGAAAATTAAAAAGAGTAGATAA
- the iscA gene encoding iron-sulfur cluster assembly protein IscA → MINLTENAATHISNYLKNRGKGEGIRVGVKTSGCSGLAYVLEFVDEVDTHDEMFVQFGVKVFVDPKSLVYLDGMEMDYVKNGLNEGFEFNNPNKKGECGCGESFTV, encoded by the coding sequence ATGATCAATTTAACTGAAAATGCTGCAACTCATATCAGCAATTACTTAAAGAATCGCGGTAAGGGTGAAGGTATTCGCGTTGGTGTGAAAACTTCTGGCTGTTCAGGCTTAGCATATGTACTCGAATTCGTTGATGAAGTTGATACACATGATGAAATGTTTGTACAGTTCGGTGTTAAAGTCTTTGTAGATCCCAAAAGCCTAGTCTATCTCGATGGTATGGAAATGGACTATGTTAAAAATGGTCTGAATGAAGGCTTCGAATTTAACAACCCGAATAAAAAAGGTGAATGTGGTTGCGGTGAATCTTTCACTGTTTAA
- the hscB gene encoding Fe-S protein assembly co-chaperone HscB: MNHFELFNLPVALDIDLASLKSEFLKLQQQYHPDKAEDKDQALIKSSEINQAFKVLSHVDSRAGYLLALKKQDHHLDQSISDFEFLQSALEIREQLDEASSTEDLSSLKKEVFQWIDGLVREFKIDYTDEDWSEARDTVRKLRFFQKVMLDIDRAEDRFLDDDSFDLDDDF, translated from the coding sequence ATGAATCATTTTGAGTTGTTTAACCTCCCAGTAGCGCTCGATATTGATTTAGCAAGTTTAAAAAGTGAATTTTTAAAACTGCAGCAACAATATCACCCTGATAAAGCTGAAGATAAAGATCAAGCCTTGATAAAATCAAGTGAAATCAATCAAGCATTCAAGGTTTTATCTCATGTGGATAGCCGTGCTGGTTACTTGTTAGCGCTCAAAAAACAAGATCATCATTTAGATCAATCGATTAGTGACTTTGAATTTCTTCAATCTGCGTTAGAAATACGTGAGCAACTTGATGAAGCATCTTCAACTGAAGATCTCAGCTCGCTTAAAAAAGAAGTTTTTCAATGGATTGATGGTTTAGTTCGAGAATTCAAAATCGATTACACGGATGAAGATTGGTCCGAAGCACGTGACACCGTCAGGAAATTACGTTTCTTTCAAAAAGTCATGCTCGACATAGACAGGGCTGAAGATCGTTTCTTGGATGATGATAGTTTCGATCTTGATGATGATTTCTAA
- a CDS encoding adenylate/guanylate cyclase domain-containing protein, producing MGYAMLSLLLVVYHYTSPETKYQIYVPILLGIVALILPKLSNWLDFKFGYHTKRNTLFAIDVVVIAIMLSAVHLSLVLTFTAIFAILFSSINTKVSFFSAMLTCVFGVAVFYFGNIFIFGFGEYFEHTSAELTVLSFLCLITYFGVGIIYQSRRIRYIHTKREYYYNQMNRYMEFANQLSRYAPLQLWQSIMKGESEAKIEYKRKKMTVFFSDIQGFTELSETLIPDDLAYLLNDYLSHMTEIAKQYEGTVDKFMGDAILIFFGDPNTQGVEQDAKTCVEMAMVMRQQMKLLRERWIKMGYPPLHIRMGISTGYCHVGNYGAAHRMAYTIVGRDANLAARLQSAAAVDEILISDDTYNLIKNDYLCAPKSPIYLKGIQGPVRTWQVMEKYTSQKTDYQRWFDYEYKGFHLLLNLDEVQNFEYPELITVLDKMIKRIQTQQKLTNSKGIVKLKLEDEVIQPIENTHTH from the coding sequence ATGGGATATGCAATGCTATCTCTACTTTTAGTTGTTTATCACTACACATCCCCAGAAACCAAATATCAAATTTATGTACCAATTCTGCTTGGAATTGTGGCATTAATTCTTCCTAAACTTTCGAATTGGTTAGACTTTAAGTTTGGTTATCATACCAAGCGCAATACACTATTTGCGATTGATGTGGTTGTCATTGCGATTATGTTGTCGGCCGTACATTTAAGTTTGGTGCTGACTTTTACAGCAATTTTTGCAATTTTATTTTCATCTATAAATACAAAAGTCTCTTTTTTCTCAGCCATGCTCACTTGTGTGTTTGGTGTAGCTGTTTTTTATTTTGGTAATATTTTTATTTTTGGGTTTGGTGAGTATTTCGAACATACATCGGCAGAACTGACGGTTCTTTCATTTTTATGTTTAATCACCTATTTTGGTGTCGGAATTATTTATCAAAGCCGTCGCATTCGCTATATCCATACCAAGCGTGAATATTATTATAATCAGATGAATCGCTACATGGAGTTCGCAAATCAACTCAGTCGTTATGCGCCGTTACAGCTTTGGCAATCGATCATGAAAGGAGAGTCGGAGGCCAAAATTGAATACAAGCGTAAAAAAATGACAGTTTTTTTTTCGGATATCCAAGGTTTTACTGAGCTATCCGAAACGCTAATTCCAGATGATCTTGCATATTTACTTAATGATTACTTAAGTCATATGACTGAAATTGCCAAGCAATATGAAGGCACTGTCGATAAATTCATGGGCGATGCCATTTTAATTTTCTTTGGTGATCCAAATACACAAGGTGTAGAACAAGATGCAAAAACCTGTGTAGAAATGGCGATGGTTATGCGTCAGCAAATGAAGTTGCTTCGCGAGCGCTGGATTAAAATGGGTTATCCACCGTTGCATATTCGCATGGGAATCAGTACTGGTTATTGTCACGTAGGGAATTATGGTGCTGCACATCGTATGGCTTATACGATTGTGGGTCGTGATGCGAATTTGGCAGCTCGCTTACAGAGTGCCGCAGCAGTTGACGAAATTTTAATTTCTGATGATACCTATAACCTGATTAAAAATGATTACTTGTGTGCGCCTAAATCACCAATTTATTTGAAAGGGATTCAGGGTCCTGTGAGAACTTGGCAGGTAATGGAGAAGTATACTTCTCAAAAAACAGATTACCAGCGTTGGTTTGATTATGAATACAAAGGTTTTCATTTATTGTTAAACTTGGATGAAGTGCAAAACTTTGAGTATCCTGAATTGATCACTGTGTTAGATAAAATGATTAAGCGTATTCAAACTCAACAAAAATTAACCAATTCCAAAGGTATTGTGAAGCTAAAACTTGAAGATGAAGTGATTCAACCTATTGAAAATACACATACTCATTAA
- the putP gene encoding sodium/proline symporter PutP has translation MSQVNPTLITFIFYIIAMVGIGLYAYKATSDFSDYILGGRSLGSVVTALSAGASDMSGWLLMGLPGAIYLSGLSEAWIAIGLIIGAWLNWLLVAGRLRVHTEFQNNALTLPDYFTGRFGDKKRVLRIISALVILIFFAIYCASGMVAGARLFESLFGWDYSTALWIGALATISYVCIGGFLAVSWTDTFQAGLMIFALLLMPMIAYLAIDDHSQQFGVLLEAARPQAWNMLEGLSTVAILSSMAWGLGYFGQPHILVRFMAADSVKTIPAARRIGMAWMILCLGGAVGTGFIGIAYFQQHPELAAVVSQNPETIFMELNKILFNPWVAGIILAAILSAVMSTLSCQLLVCSSTLTEDLYKVFIRKNATQNELVWVGRLMVVGISILAIILAQNPDSKVLGLVAYAWAGFGAAFGPLIILSLFWKRMTLNSAIVGILVGAITVIVWKNTMGDTGLYEIIPGFILSFISIIVVSLLGKAPEQEVIERFEKADAFYKSEMAELKNK, from the coding sequence ATGAGTCAAGTGAACCCTACATTAATCACCTTTATTTTTTACATTATCGCAATGGTCGGTATTGGCCTATATGCTTATAAGGCAACTTCAGATTTCTCTGACTACATTTTGGGTGGACGTAGTCTTGGAAGCGTTGTAACTGCACTTTCTGCAGGCGCATCGGACATGAGTGGTTGGTTACTCATGGGTTTGCCAGGAGCAATTTATCTCTCTGGTCTTTCTGAAGCATGGATTGCTATTGGTCTAATTATCGGTGCATGGCTAAACTGGCTTTTAGTGGCAGGACGTTTACGTGTTCACACTGAATTTCAAAATAATGCACTCACTTTACCAGATTATTTCACTGGTCGTTTCGGCGACAAAAAACGTGTGTTACGTATTATTTCCGCATTGGTAATTCTAATCTTCTTTGCTATTTACTGTGCTTCAGGCATGGTTGCTGGCGCACGCTTATTCGAAAGTTTATTTGGATGGGACTACTCTACTGCCCTTTGGATTGGTGCACTCGCAACAATTTCATATGTATGTATTGGTGGGTTCCTTGCAGTAAGTTGGACGGATACCTTCCAAGCAGGCTTAATGATTTTTGCATTATTGTTAATGCCAATGATTGCTTACCTTGCTATTGACGACCATAGTCAACAGTTTGGTGTATTGCTTGAAGCTGCTCGCCCGCAAGCGTGGAATATGCTTGAAGGTTTGAGTACCGTTGCCATTCTATCTTCAATGGCATGGGGTTTAGGCTATTTTGGGCAACCGCATATTCTGGTACGCTTTATGGCAGCCGATTCTGTAAAAACCATTCCAGCGGCACGTCGTATTGGTATGGCTTGGATGATTTTATGTCTTGGTGGTGCAGTAGGTACTGGCTTTATCGGTATCGCTTACTTCCAGCAACATCCAGAACTTGCAGCCGTTGTTTCTCAGAACCCAGAAACAATCTTCATGGAGTTAAATAAAATTTTATTTAATCCATGGGTGGCGGGTATTATTCTTGCCGCAATTCTTTCTGCTGTTATGAGTACTTTAAGCTGTCAGCTTTTAGTTTGCTCTAGTACGTTAACTGAAGATTTGTACAAAGTATTCATCCGTAAAAATGCAACGCAAAATGAATTGGTTTGGGTTGGTCGTTTGATGGTTGTCGGTATTTCCATCCTTGCAATTATTCTTGCTCAAAACCCAGACAGTAAAGTTTTAGGTTTAGTGGCTTATGCTTGGGCGGGTTTTGGTGCTGCATTTGGTCCATTGATTATCTTGTCTTTGTTCTGGAAGCGTATGACGCTAAACAGTGCAATCGTGGGTATTCTTGTCGGTGCAATTACCGTAATCGTATGGAAGAATACAATGGGTGACACTGGCTTGTATGAAATTATTCCAGGCTTCATTCTATCTTTCATCAGCATTATCGTTGTTAGCCTTCTTGGCAAAGCACCTGAGCAAGAAGTTATTGAACGTTTTGAAAAAGCAGATGCCTTTTACAAAAGTGAAATGGCAGAGTTGAAGAATAAATAA
- the hscA gene encoding Fe-S protein assembly chaperone HscA: MALLQIAEPGQSSAPHEHRIAIGIDLGTTHSLVATVLSGKAKVLNDEQGRVLLPSIVHYTQHQAHYGDDAKPFITTDPKNTIVSVKRFMGRSKADIKFQHPYTLVGEDHQMPAFETAQGRKTPVEISTEILKQLKDRAEESLKNPVNGAVITVPAYFDEAQRQATRDAAQLAGLNVLRLLNEPTAAAVAYGLDQETNLATDRNYVIYDLGGGTFDVSILRFSQGVFEVLATGGHTALGGDDLDRLIVKWAKKQLNIELLNDAEYAHFVVAARKAKEALSDANEVELKLLDQSLQLDRPTFESIIQVALDKTISVCKRVMRDAKLELNDIQNVVLVGGSTRSYAVKKAVQSVFNQEPLCTINPDEVVAIGASITANQLIGNSTDGSLLLDVTPLSLGLETMGGLVERLISRNTAIPVARRQEFTTYQDGQTAMLIHVVQGERDLVEHCRSLGRFVLHSIPPMTAGQARIEVTFQVDADGLLTVAAKETTSGVHAQIDIKPSYGLSESDTERLLLDGFKYAEEDKNLRHLQETKVEAQRELEALIQALKVDTHLLSTEQLNLLNTAKSQLETQLQSDDIKAIEQAIEQLKIHSDNFAALRMNQHIDAALKGTKLEDWSNSN, encoded by the coding sequence ATGGCACTCTTGCAAATTGCAGAACCGGGGCAATCAAGTGCACCTCATGAACACCGTATCGCGATTGGAATTGACCTAGGCACAACCCACTCTTTAGTCGCAACTGTGCTTTCAGGGAAAGCCAAAGTTCTTAACGATGAACAAGGTCGAGTGTTACTTCCTTCTATCGTTCATTACACTCAACATCAAGCCCATTATGGCGATGATGCAAAACCGTTTATTACAACAGATCCTAAAAATACCATTGTTTCCGTTAAACGGTTTATGGGACGCTCTAAAGCTGACATCAAATTTCAACACCCCTACACACTTGTGGGTGAAGACCATCAAATGCCAGCTTTCGAAACTGCACAAGGTCGTAAAACTCCTGTTGAAATTTCTACTGAAATTTTAAAACAACTGAAAGACCGTGCTGAAGAAAGTCTCAAAAATCCAGTCAATGGTGCCGTTATTACTGTTCCAGCTTATTTTGATGAAGCTCAACGCCAAGCAACGCGTGATGCCGCTCAACTGGCTGGTTTAAATGTTCTACGCTTATTGAATGAACCAACAGCGGCAGCCGTTGCTTATGGCCTAGACCAAGAAACCAATTTAGCAACTGATCGCAACTATGTAATTTACGATCTGGGTGGTGGTACATTTGATGTTTCTATTCTTCGTTTTTCGCAAGGCGTATTCGAAGTTTTAGCAACAGGTGGACATACCGCATTAGGTGGTGATGATCTTGATCGTCTGATTGTGAAATGGGCAAAAAAACAACTAAACATCGAACTTCTTAATGATGCTGAATATGCACATTTTGTTGTGGCAGCACGTAAAGCAAAAGAAGCCTTATCAGATGCAAATGAAGTCGAACTCAAACTTCTTGATCAATCATTACAACTTGATCGCCCGACTTTTGAATCGATTATCCAAGTTGCACTTGATAAAACCATCAGCGTTTGTAAACGTGTCATGCGTGATGCTAAATTAGAACTCAATGACATTCAAAACGTGGTTTTAGTGGGTGGTTCTACGCGCTCTTATGCTGTTAAAAAAGCAGTTCAGAGTGTATTCAATCAAGAACCTCTATGCACCATTAACCCTGATGAAGTGGTCGCAATTGGCGCATCTATTACAGCTAACCAATTAATTGGCAACTCAACTGATGGCTCATTACTCTTAGACGTTACCCCGCTTTCACTCGGCTTAGAAACCATGGGTGGCTTAGTTGAACGTCTGATTTCTCGTAATACTGCAATTCCTGTTGCACGTCGTCAAGAATTCACCACCTATCAAGATGGTCAAACCGCCATGTTGATTCACGTGGTACAAGGCGAACGTGATTTGGTCGAACATTGCCGTAGCTTAGGTCGTTTTGTATTGCACAGCATTCCGCCAATGACCGCAGGACAAGCCCGTATTGAAGTGACCTTCCAAGTCGATGCTGATGGTTTACTCACTGTAGCTGCAAAAGAAACTACTTCTGGTGTACACGCACAAATTGATATTAAGCCATCATACGGTTTATCTGAATCAGACACCGAACGACTACTACTTGATGGCTTTAAATATGCTGAAGAAGATAAAAATCTTCGCCACCTTCAAGAAACCAAAGTAGAAGCACAACGCGAACTTGAAGCTTTGATTCAAGCCTTGAAAGTTGATACTCATCTTCTAAGTACTGAACAACTAAATCTGCTGAATACTGCTAAAAGCCAGCTAGAGACTCAACTACAAAGTGATGATATCAAGGCTATTGAACAAGCTATCGAACAGCTTAAAATACACAGTGATAATTTTGCCGCATTACGTATGAATCAACATATTGATGCTGCATTAAAAGGCACTAAACTCGAAGACTGGTCAAACTCAAACTAA